CGCCTGCTTGAGCAGGTTCTTGATGATCCGCCGCATCGTCGAGAAGTCATCGATGGCGATGATCTTCATATTGGGATTCGCGCTCATGCGAGCCTTTCTCCCGAGTACCGCACGACCCCGCGGACCGCTCCGCGCGCGCCCGCGCGCTCCAACCGACCGGTTTCCGACGATACGGACGCCGGATGTTCCGTGCCGTGGTTCAGACTACCTTGTCCCGCGGATCGGATCAACGACCCGTAACCGGTTTTTCAGGAAGCATCCTCGAGGTGGCGCTTCAGCTTTCCCCGCAGGCGCAGGACGGCCTTGTTGTGGATCTGGCTGACGCGGCTTTCGGTGATGCCGAGAACGAGCCCGATTTCCTTCATGGTCAATTCGTCGAAGTAGTACATGCTCACCACGAAACGCTCGTTTTTCGGCAGCTCGTCGATGGCCTCGGCCACGAGGTTTTTTACTTGACGCAGGTTGAGCAGGCTGATGATGTCCTGTTCGTGGGGCTCGCGAAAATAGTCCTGCACCTTGCGCTGAACGGCGCCCTGGCCCTTCTTGGCCGCGAGATCGTCGTAGCTGACCAGCGTGACGCCGTTCGCCTGGTCGTACATCTCGAACAGTTCCTCGTGCGTCACGCCCATGTGCGCGGCGAGTTCGTCGTCGGTTCCGGGGCGGCCGTGCCTCGCGGCCATTTCTTCCATGGCGCGTTCGAGGTCGTTGAGGCGCTGGCGAATGGAACGCGGAACCCAATCCAGACTTCGCAGTTCGTCGAGAATCGCGCCGCGGATGCGATATTCGGCGTAGGTCGCGAACTTGATGTCGCGCGAC
This DNA window, taken from Deltaproteobacteria bacterium, encodes the following:
- a CDS encoding FliA/WhiG family RNA polymerase sigma factor; this translates as MSEASRAVDDTTRAELIHQYTPLIKLVAMRILRRLPPQIELDDLINTGVLGLMDAIDKFDPSRDIKFATYAEYRIRGAILDELRSLDWVPRSIRQRLNDLERAMEEMAARHGRPGTDDELAAHMGVTHEELFEMYDQANGVTLVSYDDLAAKKGQGAVQRKVQDYFREPHEQDIISLLNLRQVKNLVAEAIDELPKNERFVVSMYYFDELTMKEIGLVLGITESRVSQIHNKAVLRLRGKLKRHLEDAS